The Panicum hallii strain FIL2 chromosome 5, PHallii_v3.1, whole genome shotgun sequence genome contains the following window.
TTTTTACCCAAATTTATGGTGGGAACCTAGACACAATTTACTTGGCTAGCATAAAACTTTGTTCATCTACAAACCTCTCATTTGGCACACAATAATTTAATTGTTTTCTCATTACCATTTGAACACCGTTAAAAACCCATGCACCATAGAAATAGAAAATATTCACAATTCTATAGATCACACAAAGAAATGCTAGCCATACTGCAAATTAAATATTTTGAAAATTCTATAAATCAAAAAATGAATAATGGATCTTGTCATGTCCACTTTATCAAGTTTATCAGATTATTTGTCCTTGATTGCGACCAACCTTCTTGGCAAGTGCTCAGGCGGGGGATCGATTTGCAACCTGGATACATTGATGTTCGCCCAACCAATAGACTTTGTGTCAACATCCTTCACTCCTTCATCTTGAACTCATTTCATTTATTGTCTTGTGATTCCTCCTTCAAGTGCCCAGCCACCAGCTCCTTCAAGCACTATCCAAATATGATTGGATTGTTTGTCAAGTTAAGTGCACAGATAACTTTTATCAACCATAATTTATTGATGCTTCATGTGTGTCATCTTGTTCAATCGACAATACAGGTTGGCAAGAAGCAAATTTAATAGTAGACCTAATATATAAAGGTAAACATGATGTGCTAGCTAACCATTGGGGTTTGAAGTCAGGTCAAGACATCATCTTGAGATTATTCTATCTTGAACTGTGCTGCTGGTCTTGATCTGGATGCTGCTAGAATACAGTGCTCAAATTAGAAAATATGGAAAGAAACAAGAGCTCCAGAAAATTAGTGTTAGCTTGATTATATGATTTACCTTGTCCCCAAAGTTTTTTTCTTCTCTATCACCTAAGTAGTGCGCTCTCTCCAAATTTGATTGAACAGTAGGAACAGGCAGACCGTGAACGCAATTGGCAACCATAGCATGCTTGTTAATTCATCAGTTAGCACATCAACCCACAAAACTTGTGCGTAATCATGTGGTTGAGAAGCTCTTGAACAACCTGGGGTGTCACGGTTGCCATGAGAAGACCAGGAGTGCAAGAAATTTGGTGGTTGACTGATCAagggcatttcatcgaacaccttCCAAGCAGCTATTTCTTAGACATAATAGTACAATCAAAGGGGCGGCAATGGGTAAATGAGCCTTGGGGGAGGCAACATTAGACACGATTTATCAGGTGAGCAGAAAGGATACCCTATCATGTTGCCTCTGTCAAGTGCCAGCTACAAGGAGAACCACACAGCACCGGCAAACTCTACCCAGAGCTGGATAAAATCCAATACAGGAGACAGTGACTCTCCCTTGGTAGATCAGTGCTAGAGAATTTCAATCCATGGCAGGAAGCACAGGGGACCCAGATTGGGAGGAGGACAAGCATTGGGGATGTGGCACTATGTTGAGGGCGAGCAGGCGCTGGGTTGCCGCCTCCGCTACGGACGCTTCCTGTTGGCCCCTTGGGGCCCCTGCCACCGCTGAGGGGATGGGTGTTGTGATGGTGGTGGAGGCGCCGAGTTAGGCCGCCTCCATAGCAGCCACGACCACCGCTTCCAAGGCCCGTAAGTCACCGTAAGTGCAGCCGGCCGTCATAATTCTGGACATGGGAGGGCGGCTATGGTGAACAGGGAGGGGAGCGGGCAGTGCAGCTGCTGTCTAGGCGAGGCGCCGAGGATGTGCGTTTGGCGAGTTGGCAGGTGACCGCGAAATCTTGCGAAGAGGTTAAGcggcagcgtatggcaaatatCGACGTGTGATTCTTAGATGCGAAACTGATGGGCGGGATTGGTGGATACATGCGGGCGGGTATGAATTTTTTTGGTTGAAAAAAGTAGTGGCGAAAAGGCAGAAATATTTTAGAAAACGTTATTTTTTTAACATCATAAAACTTTTGCATCTTCCGACCTATCAACGGGCCCTTCTGTGAGGGGTAGGCGAGAATTTTTCAGGTGGGAGAGGTTTTTAATTATTTTGGATCcttataatatagatagatagattGATAGATATGAAGATGATGGAAAACAAACAGCCTGCCTCATTGATAAATGGGGAAAACCTTGTATATTGTGGCCCAGGATTTGATCTCCTCGGCCCTATCCTCATGCGTTTGGGCCGCTTGAATGAAATGGGGGTTGGGCTGGGGACCGCGCGCAGAAGTGCTCAGCCCGGCAGCGGCATTGTCGCAACGGCCAACCCACTCTAACCGCAAGTCCGCAACCCGACGTGCCCGGCAGCGGCCAGCGGCGGTGTGCCGGTGTCACGAGCGCGCCGTGTGCTGAAGCGCCTGTGCGAGCGCAGCGGCACAGAGGATGAGAGGAGCACGTTCCTGCCGCACGGCACCAACCGGAGACCGGAGCTTGAGCGGCCACTGTTCCCACGACGCGATCACATGAGCGGTGCCAGAGGCCGCGCTGCCCAACAGAACACCACCCCCTCCCGGGCTCCCGGCCTCCCCTCTGCTCTCCTTGGACAAGCGACTGCGCTGCACATCTGGCTTTACCGGTCCCGTCTTTCCACAGCGGTCAATTGGCCGCAGTAGTAGCATGAGATAGGTTGCACGGGTACCCAGGCACGCTGCTGCCAGTGCCCCTGCCGCGGCCGCAGGCGGCCTCTGCGCGCCCCGGCGCGAGCACACTGTCCCCGAAAGCGACCGTCCCCCAACCGCCCAGCGGCCAGCACCGCGCCCCGTCCGTCAGTCCGCGCGCATCCGACGGCGCAGAGCGGCCCGGGCCCCGCGCTCGCGGGGAGCGGCAGCGTCGTAAACCGcgcgccccgcaccgctcgcccCGTCCCTCCTCGCGGCTTTGAAAGCCTTTCTCGGGCTCCCCCCACGCGCGCTCGCAGCTGCGCGTGCGTGCTCTGCGTCCACGGGCATGGACGACGCCGCCCTCTTCCTCCCTCGCCTCCTGCTCGGCATCGCCATCGTCGCGGCCATCGCGGGCGCGGCGCCGCTGGACCCGCAGCAGCTGCTGGCGCTGCGCGCGCTCGGCCTGGGCGCGCACCCGCGCGCGGACccctgcggcggcgcgggcgccgcgGTGAACGCGTCCTGCGACGCTGGGGCGCCGTTCCGGCGCGTCACGTCGCTCGCCCTCACCAACTGCTCCGGCACCACTTCCGTCTCGGCCGCGGCGCTCGAGGCGCTCGCGCCGTCGCTCCGCGCGCTGGCGTTCGCCgactgcccggccgcgccgccgcgggcgctcCCGCCGGAGCAGCTCGCGTCCGGGCTCCGGGCCTTCTCCTGCACCGCctcgctccgccgcctctcCGCGGTGTGGCTCTCCCACCTTGCCAACCTCACCGAGCTTACTGTCGCGGACACGCCCCTCGCGACGGGCTCTCCCACCGAGCTCGCCGTCGTCGTCTCCCACATGGAGCACCTCACCCGCCTCACAATCTCCAACGCCAACCTCTCCGGCTTCCTCCCGCACCACTGGCACTGCCCCAACCTCACCCACCTCGACCTCTCCGGCAACCGCATCACCGGCGCCATCCCGGACACTCTAACGCTCCTCGGCGGCATCACCCACCTCAACCTCAGCTCCAACGTTCTCAATGGGGCGATCCCCAACTCCATCGGGGACCTCATTTCGCTCACCACCCTGGACCTGTCCAACAACACCCTCTCCGGCGGCATTCCGGACACCGTCTCCACGCTGCCGGAGCTGGAGGTGCTCAACCTGGGCTCGAACCGGCTCAACGGGAGCATCCCGCTGTTCCTGGCCGAGATGCGGGGGCTCAGGGAGCTCAACCTCGAGAACAACGACTTCGACGGCATGGTGCCCTTCAACGCCAAGTTCCTGTCGCGGCTGCGTGTGTTCAGGGCCGCCGGGAACGGCAAGCTGTGCTACAACCGGTCTGTGCTTTCCGCCGAGATCGCCGTCGGCGTGGCGCCGTGTGACAAGTACGGGTTCCCGGTGCTGCCGCCCCCGGCCACCGCGCGGTCGGAGCGCAGTGCGGActacgacgacggcggcggggacgcgGAGGCCGACGCCGGCGCGGACACGAGGGGCGGGCCCAGCTCGGCGGTGCTCGGGGCGGCCATCGGTCTGTCCTGCCTGGCGTTCCTGGTCATCTTGCTCGTCTGCCTCTGCAAGGTGTGCCGCTGAGTGATACGCGGGCAGCAGCGCCCGTGTTGCGCGCGATTCCTCCGTGCCTTTTGCTGAAGTGCTTAGTCGGCTCTTCTGCTGCGCGTCGTGCCGTCTGCCGTGAAAATGTATGAACTACGGTAGCTTAGGATCAATCGATTCTTAATTTCTTCTGTATTTTTGACACCGTTCTTCGCTTCTGGTCGGGTTTAAGCCTCTGAGACCTTGAATCAGGAGCAGAGAATTGCTGTATACAAAAGAACATCTTTTGGTTGGATGTTGGAACGATTCTGCGATGTCTTGTGCCTGTATTTTTGTAAAATATAAGGGCAAGCGCGATGTATCTACTGAGTAGGTAATAAGTAGCAGATCTAGACAGGAGTAGACCTTTGTGAGGCTGGACACACGACGAATagaaaaatgttttgagagaaAAACGGACGCCAGCAGCAGTTGGGCCCCGTTTAGATCACTTCAAagttccaaatttttacacactctctccatcacatcaattttaggaTACATGTAtgaagcagtaaatgtatgtaaaaaataactaattgcacagtttaattgtacatcacgagacgaatcttttaagcccagttagaccatgattagataaaatttgtcaaatgcAAACGAAGCCCAGTtagaccatgattagataaaatttgtcaaatgcaaatgaaaacgctacagtagcaaaaaatTCCAAATATTATAAAAAGttgcgatctaaacggggccttGGTCTTGTGTTAGAAAGAGAAAAACGGAGGAGGGAGAAAACTTTAATTATTTTCTATTCTTATTAGCTGTTTCTACCTGCTTTCACGATGTTTACTATCTGGTCATAGGGCTGCATTTATGGTCTATTGCCTGCTTTTTTACCCcattgcggatgcccttagttGGTATTTCAAGATTCAGAAAGAGCAAGATCGATCTAAACGACGCGAGCTAAACCAACGAAGACGGAGCAGTGCGGTCGTGTTGTCGTGTTGATATTCCAATCCAACTAATTGCCTATTAAATAGAGTTCAAGTGGAAGGCCTTAGCGTATGTAATTTCGAGGCTACTTTTTCTTGTTACCGATAGCCGGCTGTACTCTTCTTCTGTATCAATGAAATAGGCATGATCTCGTGCCGTTCGTTCAGAAAAAAATCCAATAAAGGCATGCTACGGCTGACACAATGGTACAGTGCGACTTGCAGTAAACACATGCTACGGCTGAATCAAGCTGAAAGAGCTTGAAACTGGAACATGTGCTCTCGTGATTCAGTGTACGATGATCGAGGATTTGTCACCTGACTGAGGTTACAATAGCTACTCTGAAGTCCGAAACACGAGCCCGTGCGTTTGGGCCCTCTGGCCACTGAACAGTGAACACTGTACGTACCAGTATATGTAACTGACCCTGTCGAGCTCGCACGCCATGCTACGGAGTACGAACACAGATCACTGTACTTGCTGGAATCCGGGCATGATTGCATCAGCCATCGGCTCATGTTCCTACCTAGCACTGGCAGTGGCATTTGATCGCCGCGCGGCCGTGTGGTGCGAGCATGCATCGGCCTGGAGGTTTTCACTCTTCGCTCGCCTCGTCCAAAGTGCGCTCCCTGCCTCTTTCTTCCTGGACTCTTCTTGCAGGAGTTGAGAGTTGGATCGGATGCGAGCCAGCGTCCTTTTCTACCCGATTCCGATTTATTTAGCCTTCAGGGCTACGTTTTCGCCAGCCGCGCTGCGTCCTCGTTGAGAGGAGCTGTAGACGATCATGTAACCCTGGGTCCGTCCGTGCGGTGTGGGTCCCCCTCGTCGGCCCCAGCAGTCCAGCAACCTAGCCGCTACGGCATTGGTCGCTTTATGAGTTGTGACTACTGGCTACTGCTGCTTTTGGCAACTGTGATACTTGTCCGGCACTACATGGCCGAGCTCTCGAGTCGAGATACGCTGAAGCCGTGTCCTGCTACGCGCTGCTTGGCGTATCCTCTACTTGCTGAGTACGGCAGAGGTATGACGATTCATGCAGTGTATATTCTAGCTTTTTACTGTAGTGGCTGTGAGTGGACACGCACGCAGCAGAGCAGATCACCGCTAATCGATCGGCCACTTTGGCGGTGTCAATTTGCCGCCCGGAATGAtcgcctccctccctcccctaaTGGACATTCATGATGGCATGGGCATCATATGAAGCGTAGATTGATTTCCCGGCCCATGAGTCACGACCCTTAGCATTAATGCGAGGCCCACCGTCCCGCCACCGCAGCAGCAAGGCCAAGTGTGAAACACACGTGCTTAATTCAGTAAAGCCCTTCGAGTGCTTGGAGATTTGGCTTCAGAATAGGAGCCATCACCGCAGCCCGCTAGATATCATTCGCAGTTGCAGCCACGCCACGCACCGCCTCCCTTTTGACAGGTAGGATCAATCTGTGCCTGCGTGCTCTCGCCTCAAACGCGGTTCGTGGCAAAttaggtggtggtggtgccgaGAGAAGGAAGCGTGCCCGCATTAGCCGTCATCAGTGCCGCCTTTGCTGAAAAAGAATACGGAAAATGGCATGGTAGATCTGATCTTTGTAGCGCTGAAGATGCAGTGCAGTGCAGGGCTCAGAAAAGTTGGTGTTCAAAAGTCCATGCTACTGGATGAATGATGATTGCAGCTTAGAGCAAGTATTACAGGCGGCGAAGAGCCGGCGAAATCCAACGTGGAAGAGAGATAAAGCAGGAGAGAGAAGAAAATAGGCGCCTCGCGAGACGCCGGCTAAAAACGGACGAAGTGCACTGTGGCGGCCTCTCTCCCACTCCGATACTTCCACGTCGCAGCTGAGCATTAAATATCGGTGAGGTCCACCACCACTGCTCGGCAATTTGGATGGCCTGGGGTTTCTTGCAGCCGGCGAGCGGGCGTATTCATTAACCTTCCTCTTAGAGGGTTTCTTAAGACTCTATGTTTTTAGCGTCCACTGATCATGCTCTGTCCTGAGTAAATGGCGTATCATTTctgcagcaggccgctgcatggAATTCAGACGCGTACTCATGATTATCACTCATGCAACCATATGCTAAACACCACTGCAATTCCAGGTTCCATCGATGTAAATGATCTTCCCTTTCGGAGTTTCGGTATGAAAGCATATTGTGTCTCCTCCCGCCCCCCGTTGCTATGATTTACACACGCTTAAACGGTGCCTGCTCACAATTCAGGCAAGTTCAACACTTTAACACCAAAACTTTTCATAACACAGACAGCAGCAATGAACAATTGGATGCAAAATAGTACTAATCTACACCACCTCTCTCAGACCCTGGGGCAAAAGCCTAGAGGCGA
Protein-coding sequences here:
- the LOC112892382 gene encoding receptor-like protein 51 codes for the protein MDDAALFLPRLLLGIAIVAAIAGAAPLDPQQLLALRALGLGAHPRADPCGGAGAAVNASCDAGAPFRRVTSLALTNCSGTTSVSAAALEALAPSLRALAFADCPAAPPRALPPEQLASGLRAFSCTASLRRLSAVWLSHLANLTELTVADTPLATGSPTELAVVVSHMEHLTRLTISNANLSGFLPHHWHCPNLTHLDLSGNRITGAIPDTLTLLGGITHLNLSSNVLNGAIPNSIGDLISLTTLDLSNNTLSGGIPDTVSTLPELEVLNLGSNRLNGSIPLFLAEMRGLRELNLENNDFDGMVPFNAKFLSRLRVFRAAGNGKLCYNRSVLSAEIAVGVAPCDKYGFPVLPPPATARSERSADYDDGGGDAEADAGADTRGGPSSAVLGAAIGLSCLAFLVILLVCLCKVCR